The genomic region ACGAGTCCGGCAACGGCCGGCTCAAGGCAGAGCGGGCTCTGCTGGCCACCGCGCTGGAGGACGTCCAGGGCATGGCCGCCACACTGACCGGCTACCTGATGGCCGCGCAGGAGAACCCGGCCGAGCTCTACAAGGTGGGCCTCGGTTCGGTGCGCTTCCTGATGAGCGTCGGTGACCTGGTCATCGGCTGGCTGCTGCAGCAGCAGGCCGCGGTGGCCATCGAGGCGCTCGACGCCGGAGCCGGCTCGCCGGCGACATCCGGCCCCGGTGCCGCCGGCGACGACAGGGCCTTCTACGAGGGCAAGGTCGCGGTTGCGTCGTTCTTCGCGAAGAACTTCCTGCCGCTGCTGACCAGCACCCGCAGTGTCATCGACAACCTCGACAACGAGGTGATGGAACTCGACGAGGCGGCCTTCTAAGAGCCTTCTGCCGCCTCTCGGACAAAAACGCCCCCGGTCTCTTCCCGGGGGCGTTTTTGATGCTCGCTGCTCGCTCGAAATAAGGGCGGGTTCGGGAGGGCAATGAGGTGCGTCTCATTAGACCAGCGCGGTCGGCTTCCAACCCTCGCCGACTCTTCGGATCAGCCACTCCCGAACCCGTCGTGGCATCGATGCTACGCCCGTGATGGAGATCACACCAGTGGAGAGTTGCACCGGTCAGCTCTGCTTCGTCAGCAGCAGCGCGCGTGTGCGTGCCCGCCCCTCCGACGAGGCGTCGAACACCGAGGCGGTGAACTCGTCCACCCCCGCGGCGCTCAACTCGTCGAGGCGCTCGGACACCGCTTGCTCGTCGCCGATGATCGCCGCGTCCTCCGGGCCGGCGTATCCCTCGCGGTCCAGCATCGCCCGATACGACGGCAGCGTCCCGTAGATCGCGAACTGCTCGGCGGCGCGCTTGCGCGCTGCGTCGACGTCGTCGGTCACGGCGACCGGCAGCGAAGCGGCCACCCGCACATCGCCTTCCGCGCGCCCGGCCTCGGCCGCGGCCCCACGCAGTGTCGGGACGACATGCTCGGCCAGCGTCTTGGGGCCCGTCATCCAGGTCAGCGTTCCCCTGGTCCGGCGCCCGGCCAGGCGGAGCATCTGCGGACCGAGCGCGGCGAGGTAGACCTCTGGCTCCGGAGCGCCGGCAATCTGCAGGGCCCCCCTGGTCGTCCAGAATTCACCCGACGCGTCGGCGGGCTGCCCGGCCAGCAGCGGCTGCAGGCCGTCGAGATACTCGCGCATCTGCCGGACGGGCTTGTCCCAGGACACGCCCCAGACGCCTTCGACGACCATCCGATGGCTCATGCCGATACCGAGGGTGAAGCGGCCGCCGCCGATCAGGCTGAGGGTGAGCGCACGCTGAGCCAACTGCATGGGGTGCTGAACCTGTATCGGGATGACACCCGAGCCCACATCGATGCCGTCGACATCGCGCAGGGCGATCCCGAGCGCGATCGGCAGGTCCGCATCGTAGGGCAGCTGGGCCATCCAGATCCTGCGGAAACCCTCGTCTCGCAGTGTGGCGAGGGTGCCGACCAGCGCGTCGACGGGCGACGGGTCTCCGGCGTTGAGTCCGACGATGCTCAGGCTGATCTGCATGCGCTCCATCGAAGCACGGCGAAGCGAACATACTGAGTCCGTGTCGCAGTCCGAGTCGAAGTCCATGTCTAAGTCCATGTCGACGCCGATGACGACCGAGCTGGCACGCCTGCAGCACTTCGGGCCCAACTGGTTCGCGTCGGTCATGGGCACCGGCATCGTCGCGACAGCGGGCGCCACCCTGCCGGTGCAGGTGCCGGGACTGCACGTGTTCTCGCGCGTGGTGTGGACCCTGGCCGCGGTGCTGCTGGTGGTGTTGGGCGTCGCGGTGACCGCGCAGCGCATCCGCCACCCGGTGGTGGCGCGCGGCCACGTCCGCAACCCGCAGATGACGCATTTCTACGGCGCCGCGCCGATGGCACTGCTGACGGTGGGCTCGGGAGCATTGCTGGTCGGCAGGGACCTCATCGGCGAGCGCACCGCCGTCGACCTTGCCTGGGTGCTGTGGACGGCTGGCACGGTCGGCGGGTTGTTCACCGCGGCGACCATCCCGTTCTTGATGTTCACCCAGCTCAACGTGGAACCGGACGCGGCCTTCGGCGGTTGGCTGATGCCCGTCGTGCCGCCGATGGTGTCGGCGGCCTCCGGTGCATTGCTGATCCCGCACATGGCGCCGGGAACCGGGCGCGCCACCATGCTGTACGGCTGCTACGCGATGTTCGGGCTTTCGCTCATTGCGGCGCTGATCATCATCACGATGATCTGGAGCCGGCTGGTCCTCTACGGCACCTCCGGCACCGCTCGGGTGCCCACGCTGTGGATCGTGCTGGGACCGCTGGGGCAGGGCATCACCGCCGCCGGCCTGCTCGGTGCGCACGCCGCCGGTGCGGTGCAACCGGAGCTGGCCTCGGCGATGAGCCTCTTCGCGGTGCTGTTCGGCGTACCCGTGTGGGGATTCGCCGTGCTGTGGATCGTGCTGGCAACCGAGCTGACCGTGCGCACCATGCGGCGCGGCATGCCGTTCGCGCTGACCTGGTGGAGCCTGACCTTCCCGGTGGGAACGTTCGTGACGGGCACGACGCAACTGGCCAACCACACGGACCTGCCCGCCTTCCGGGTGGCTGCGGCAATCGCCTACGTCGGGCTGCTCGGCACCTGGACGCTGGTCGCGGTCCGCACCGCGCGCGGAAGCGTCGGCGGCAGCCTGTTCACCCCGGCTCCGGCCGGGCCGGTCAAGGCGAAGAAGGACCCACCACCCGGCGGCTGAGGTGCGGAAAAAGTTAAGAGCCCCGTATTGCCGTCGGGTCGGGGGGTCAGACGACAATACGGAGCTACCCGGTGTATCGACCGACTTTCCGGGAGCGTTACACCTCCGCGAACCTTTTTCTACGCCTTTCTCAGGCCTCCAGGATCGCGGCGACGCCCTGCCCGCCCGCCGCGCAGATCGAGATCAGGCCCCGCACCGGCTGGCCCGTCTCCTTATTTTTCTCCGCCAGCTGCTTGGCCATCTGCGCGACGATGCGCCCGCCGGTCGCGGCGAACGGATGGCCAGCGGCCAGCGAGGACCCGTTGACGTTGAGCTTCGACCGGTCGATCGAGCCGAGCGCAGAGTCGAGACCGAGCCGCTCCTTGCAGTACTCCTCGGACTCCCAGGCCTGCAGGTGCGCCAGCACCACCGACGCGAACGCCTCGTGGATCTCGTAGAAGTCGAAGTCCTGCAGCGCCAGCCCGTTTCGCGCGAGCAGCCGCGGGACCGCGTAGGTCGGCGCCATCAGCAAGCCGTCCTTGCCGTTGACGTAGTCGACCGCCGCGGTCTCCCCGTCGACCCAGTACGCCAGCGGCTCGATGCCGTGCGCGGCCGCCCACTCGTCGGTGGCCAGCAGGGACACCGACGCGCCGTCCGTCAGCGGCGTGGAGTTGCCCGCGGTCATCGTCGCGTCGCCGTTACGCACGCCGAAGACCGGCTTGAGCTTGGCCAGCTTCTCGGCCGACGAGTCGGCGCGCAGGTTGTTGTCGCGGTACACCCCGAGGAACGGTGTCACCAGGTCGTCGAAGAAGCCGCGGTCGTATGCGGCGCTCATGTTGCGGTGGCTGGCGGCGGCCAACTCGTCCTGGTCGGTGCGCTTGATGCCCATCTCCTTGGCGGTGATGGCCGCGTGTTCGCCCATCGACAGCCCGGTGCGCGGTTCGCTGTTGACCGGGATCTGGATGCCGACCGAGGCGGGCAGCCTGCCGACGAGCTTGAGCCGGTCGACGTTGGACTTGGACCGGCGCAGGCCCAACAGTGTGCGGCGCAGGTTGTCGCCGAGCGCGATGGGCGCATCCGATGCGGTGTCGACCCCGCCGGCGGCCGCCACCTCGTAGCGGCCCGCAGCGATGCCGTCGGCCGCCGAGATCGTGGCCTGCAGGCCGGTGCCACAGGCCTGCTGGATGTCGAAGGCAGGGGTGTACGACGACAGCGCGCTGCCGAGCACACACTCGCGCATCAGGTTGAAGTCGCGGCTGTGCTTGAGCACGGCGCCGCCGATCACCGCGCCGAGGGTCTCGCCGGCCAGGTTGAAACGCTCGACCAGCCCGCCGAGCGCCTCGGTGAACATATCCTGGTTCGAAGCGTGGGCGTAGGCGCCGTCGGAGCGTGCGAACGGGATCCGGTTGCCGCCGAGAATGGCGACCCTTCGGTTTGAAGTGTTGGCCATGGGGCCATCCTACTCACGGTTATTACTCAGGAGTAAGTTAGGGTCCATGGCTTCCGATCTGTATTCGCAAATCGTCCACTCGACTCCCGGATCATTCCTCGCCAAGCAGCTCGGCATCCCGCAGCCCGAGACGCTGCGCCGGCACAAGCCCGGCGAGCGGCCGCTGGCAGGCACCCTGCTGATCGGCGGGGAGGGCCGCGTCGTCGAACCGCTGCGCTCAGCGCTGGCCGAGGACTACGAGGTGGTCTCCAACAACCTCGGCGGCCGCTGGGCCGACTCGTTCGGCGGGCTGGTCTACGACGCCACCGGCATCACCGAACCCGCCGGCCTCAAGGGGCTCTACGAGTTCTTCACCCCGCTGCTGCGCAACCTCGGGTCGTCCGGACGTGTCGTCGTCATCGGCACCACGCCCGAGGAGGCCGGCAGCGAACACGAGCGCATCGCGCAGCGCGCCCTCGAGGGGTTCACCCGCTCGCTCGGCAAGGAGATGCGCCGCGGCGCGACGGTCAACCTGGTCTACCTGTCGGCCGACGCCAAGCCCGCAGCCACTGGGCTGGAGTCCACCATGCGGTTTCTGCTGTCGGGCCGGTCGGCCTACGTCGACGGCCAGGTGTTCCACGTGGGCGCCGCCGACTCCGCGCCGCCGGCCGACTGGGACCGTCCGCTGGAGGGCAAGGTCGCCATCGTCACCGGAGCCGCCCGTGGCATCGGCGCGACGATCGCCGAGGTGTTCGCCCGCGACGGCGCCAAGGTGGTGTGCGTCGACGTCGAGGGGTCCCAGGAGGCACTCGGGATCACCGCAACCAAGGTGGGCGGCACCGCGCTGGCGCTGGACGTGACCGCTCCCGACGCCGTCGACCGGATCACCGAGCACCTGCGGCAGCACTACGACGGTCACGCCGACATCCTGGTCAACAATGCCGGCATCACCCGCGACAAGCTGCTCGCAAACATGGACGAGGCGCGCTGGGACTCCGTGGTCGCGGTGAACCTGGTCGCCCCGCTGGCCCTCGCCGAGGGCCTGGTGGGCAACGGCTCGATCGGCGAGGGCGGCCGCATCGTCGGCCTGTCGTCGATGGCGGGCATCGCCGGTAACCGCGGCCAGACCAACTACGCGGCGACCAAGGCCGGAATGATCGGGCTCACCGACAGCCTGTCGGCCGGCTACGCCGACAAGGGCATCACCGTCAACGCCGTGGCGCCGGGCTTCATCGAGACGAAGATGACCGAGGCGATCCCGGTGGCGACCCGGGAGGTGGGGCGCCGGCTGAACTCGTTGTATCAGGGCGGTCAGCCGGTCGACGTCGCCGAGACCATCGCCTACTTCGCCAGCCCGGCGTCCAACGCCGTCACCGGCAACACGGTCCGGGTCTGCGGCCAGGCCTGGCTGGGGGCCTGACGTGACGCAACCCTCCGGGCTGATGAACCTGGTGCGGGCCGCCGCAGGAGCGCTGCCGTTTGTGCCGCGCGGCGATTCGCTGCCCGACCGCACGCTGACCGTCGAGGACCTGACCATCGATCCCGAGAACGTGGCGGCCTACGCGGCGGTGACGGGGCTGCGGTTCGGCGACACGGTACCGCTGACCTATCCGTTCGCGCTGACGTTCCCAACGCTGATGTCGTTGGTGACCGGGTTCGACTTCCCGTTCGCCGCTATGGGCTCGGTGCACATCGAGAACCACATCACCCAGTACCGCCCGATCGCGGTGACGGACACATTGTCGGTACGGGTGCACGCAGAGAACCTGCGCGAGCACCGGAAGGGTCTGCTTGTCGACATCGTGACCGATGTCAACGTCGGCAACGACCAGGCGTGGCACCAGGTGACGACATTCCTGCACCAGCAGCGCACCAGCCTGTCCGACGAGCCCAAGCCGCCACCGCAGAAGCCGCCCAAACTGGGCCCGCCCGACGCGGTGCTTCGCATCACCGCCGGCCAGATCCGCAAGTATGCGTCGGTCGGCGGGGATCACAACCCGATCCACACCAACCCGATCGCGGCCAAGCTGTTCGGCTTCCCGACCGTGATTGCGCACGGGATGTTCAGCGCCGCAGCGGTTCTGGCGAACGTCGAAGGCCAGCTGCCGGAGGCGGTGAAGTACTCGGTGAAGTTCGCCAAACCGGTGGTGCTGCCCGCGAGTGCGGGACTGTACGTCGACCGCGGCTCGGACGGTGGCTGGGAACTGACGCTGCGCGACCTGAAAAAGGGCGAGCCGCATCTGATGGGGACGGTCAATCCGCTGTAGCGCGGTGTTGGTTCGCCGTCCTCGAGTGAATTGCAACCGCACATCGCGGCTTCGGGGGCTCGCAGGTATTGCCGATGTCGCGCTGCTCTTCGTCGTGGCAATGCTCGAATGGGATTCGGTTCGACAATCGTATGTTGGAATGTCGGCGGTAATTATCCTATTACCAGGCTTTACACCCCGCGGGGTGCTCCTCACCCTTTATCGGAACCGCGCCCAAACAGGCTCGGGTACGCAAGGGTGAGTATGGCGCCAACGAAGAGGGGGCCTATGATCGTCACAAGTAACCCCGAGTTGCGCGCCCAGAGGGCGATCCACCAGGCGCGAACCGTTCCACCAATTGAGAAAACTTGTTGGCTATTGGTTGTCCAGTAAGCCTCGGAGTTATCGATACGGGTGGGCGGCGGGTCCAAGTGATCGAAGTCAGGGACGACCTCATCATCGCGCGCCTTTTCTTTGACGCGTGGGTAAGTGCTGAAAGATAGATTCATAGTCGCGCGTAAGCTACCAAAAGCGGGATAGAAACCCGCTTCGGTGGCAATCTTTGGATCATATTGAAGTTCGAAGTTCTTGGAGTCGATACCAGCGGACGTTGTGTTAAGTTTCGCGGAGTCGCAAATGATTCCCCATATCACGCCTTCTTTGCCAGTATTGTTGTCTCGGTACGCGATTCCACTTAGCGCGTACAAGATATTCGGGACTTCCGAATTCTGCACTCTGGCCACGGACCAGTTCATGTTCGCCGCTATGTCAGGTTCCCAGTAGAGGCTGTATAGGGGGCGACAATTGTATGAATCCGCGGGTAAGATCGCGATCAGCTCTGGATAGTTCGGAACGGGCTCGTTCGCTTTGAAGTTGTTAAGCTCTTCGAATACTCCAACTCGAAATATGATCGACCAGGTCATGTCATTGTGTACGTAGAAACCGACAGTAGGCGCCAGTGCAAATGTCTTACCTTGGAACGCGGCGGCGTCTTTTATTCCGAATGAAAATGCGCTACTGTCATCGACGTATTTGGATGGACGGTCCTCCGTCTGAATGTAGTTAATCAGGGAGATGAGGAGGGCAGCCCCGAGCACAGCGGTCACCACGGCAGCCACGTATGTGCGTTTCATCGTCTAGCAAGCGTATCTAGTGAATCGTCCATCACACGTCAACCACGACGTATCAAACCGTGGCGGCGCGAACAGTCCGCTTATCAGGGTGTCACCGCTTGATCAAGCCTGGACTCCGTTTGCACGGCAGGGTAGCTCCCCCTGGCATACGCGGAGGCGACCAGAGCGAGGAACTCCGGGTGTACTGCGTATCGCGATCACTGGGACCGGTGTGGCCCGAGAAATCGCCGGCCGCGAGTTGACCTGCGCGAAGATCCCACCACCACCACGTGACCTCCACCGTGGACCGGTTGCGCACCTGTGACGCGTTGATGTCATCGCCGGTGACGCTTGTGAGACGTTCCCCCGAGACTGCACACAGACGGCAGTCGCGGCCGCCTAGTTCTGCGATCTGCCCGCAGTCTCGACGGGGTGGTCGGACGACGCCGTGGACGAGGTTTCCGAGGGCGCACCCTTCAGGCCGCGCCAGAACAGGTTGATCATCAGCTCGGCCGCCTCGTCGACGTCGGCGTCGCCGGTGCTGACCCGCGCCGCCACCGCCTCCCCGGCGCCGACCAGCGCGACGGCCATCATGTCGAAGTCGGTGTCGGGTTCGGGTTTTCGCGTCCCCACCGTCAACAGCCTGCCGACGAGGTCGATGATCCGCTCGCGACCCTCCCGCACCGTGTGCGCGAACGCCTGCGAATGGGTCGCCTGGTTGTAGAGCACCATCCACGACGCCCGGTTGGCGTCGATGTAGTTCAGGAACGCCAGCACGGCGGTGCGCAGCAGGTCCTTGGGACTGGCGCGGAAGTCGATCTGGCTACGCACCTCATCGATGAACCGGGCCAGTTCACGGTCCAGGCACGCCGCGAACAGCTCCTCCTTGGAGCCGTAGTACAGATACAGCATCGGCTTGGAGATCTGCGCCTGGGCCGCGATCGCGTCCATCGACGTCTCGTAGTAGCCGTTGACCGAGAAGATCTGCACCGCGGCGTCGAGCATCTGCTGTTCGCGCACAGCGCGGGGCAGACGCTTGGTACCTCCGGCCATCACACCAGGGTAAGCAATGGGTGACGGGAAGGCGGGAACTGGCAGCGGGTGGTGGGCGGGAAACTAGCAGCGGGTGGTGGGCGGGGATTAGCAGCGTGGGTTGGGGCCCTTCATCGCCGCCAGCCGCAGCACGGAGTTGTCCACCCCGGACATCGCCAACTCGCCTGCTGCCACCGCCTGCTCCAGCCGGTCCAGCACGGCCGGCACCTCACCGGTGGTCACCCACAGCGCGGTGTCGGCGCCGGCCTGCAGGCTCCGCAGCACCGCCTCGGCCACGCCGAACCGATCGGAGATGGCCTGCATGGAGGACAGGTCGTCGGTGAAGATCGGGCCGTTGAACGGCGGGCCGCCGTAGTTACCCGACCGCAGCAGCGCATACGCCGCCGGGCTCAGGCTCGCCGGATCGCTGCCGGTCAGGCCGGGGACCTGCATGTGACCGACCATCACCCCGACGGGCTGTTGCGTGGTCAGCGTCCGGTACGGCACCAGGTCGGTGTCCTGTAGCTGAGCGAGCGGCGGGGTGCTGACGCTGCCGGTGTGCGAGTCACCCGAGCCCGCCCCGTGGCCGGGGAAGTGCTTGAGCACCGGTAGCACGCCTGCGTCGCGTAGGCCGCGGGCGTAGGCGCCCGCATAGTCGGTGACGGTTGTGGGGTCGGAGCCGAACGACCGGTCGCCGATGACGCCGTCGACGTTGGCCCCGTCGGTGACGTCGACGACCGGTGCGAAGTCGATGGTGATGCCCAGCCCGCGCATGGCCTGGCCGCGCCGAAACGCGATGTCGTACACCTGCTCAGGCGTGCTGGACTGCGCCAACGCCCGGGGCGACGGCTGCGAGCCGATGATCGATGCCAGCCGGGAAACGCGGCCGCCCTCCTCGTCGACGCTGACCGCCAGCGGCAGCGGGTTGGCCGCGCCTGCGATGTCGCGCAGCTGATCCCCCATCATCGACAGGTCGGTCCAGCTGCCGATCATGATCCCGCCCACGTGGTGGGTATCGACGACGGCGCGGGCGTCGGCAGCACCGGTCACCCCGACCATCAGCATCTGCGCGAGCTTGTCGCGGGTCGACATCGCCGAAAGCATCGCCTGCGGATCGCCGCAGGCGGGGGCCACCGGAGCTGCGGGCGCCGGGGCCTGCGGCACCGCGGTGGCGGCCTTGGTGATCGGGGCCGAGGACATCGTCGCGGGTGCGGCGCTCTCCGGCGGTGTGCACGCCAGCAACAACCCGGACACCGCCGCGAGGGCGCACAGTGCCCTGGTCCTGAACAAGGTGGCAGCCATGGGCTCCGACACTAACGGCAAGGAGGGGTCACATTCCATCCGTGTCCCCGCGCGCGTCCGGGACCGACCGATTCCGCCTCGATCGACGCAGACGGCCCCCGTGCTAGTTTTGGCCGCATGGATCGGTTCCTGGTACCCGCCGCGGCCAGCATCGTGGTCGGCCTGCTGCTGGGTGCGGCGGCGGTCTTCGGTGTGACGTTGATGGTGCAGCAGGACAACAGGCCTCCGCTGCAAGCGGGCGATCCGGCGTCATCAGTGCTCAACAGGGTCGAGTACGGCGACCGAACGTAGCTCCGGCCTGGATTCGTCGCTGCCAACGGCCGCCGCACCGCTGTCGCGGCGCTGGCTGTGGGTGGTAACGGCGGCGGCACTGCTCCTGACTTTCGCCCAGTCACCCGGACAGATCTCCCCCGACACCAAGCTCGACCTGACCGCCAACCCGCTGCGGTTCCTGGCGCGCGCGTTCAACCTGTGGAACAGCGAGCTGCCGTTCGGACAGGCGCAGAACCAGGCCTACGGCTACCTCTTCCCGCACGGCACGTTCTTCCTGCTCGGCGATGTGCTCGGCCTCCCAGGGTGGGTGACGCAGCGGTTGTGGTGGGCGCTGCTGCTGGTAGTCGGCTTCTGGGGGCTACTGCGCGTCGCCGAGGCACTGGGCATCGGCAGCCCGGCGTCCCGAATACTCGGCGCCGTCGCGTTCGCGCTGTCACCGCGGGTGTTGACGACGTTGGGCGCAATCTCCTCCGAGACGTTGCCGATGATGCTGGCGCCGTGGGTGCTGCTCCCGGTGATCCTCGCGCTGCGGGGCACGGGCGGGACCGGAGGGGTGGGAATAAGCACCGGCCGAATACGGGTGCTGGCGGCCCGCTCCGCCGTGGCGATCGCCCTGATGGGTGCGGTCAACGCGGTCGCCACCCTGACCGGATGCCTGGCCGCGGTGATCTGGCTGCTCTGCCACCGGCCGAACAGGTTGTGGTGGCGCTTCGTCGCGTGGTGGGCGCTGTGCATCACGCTGGCGGTGCTGTGGTGGGTGGTCGCGCTGGTGCTCCTGGGCCGGGTCAGCCCGCCGTTCCTCGACTTCATCGAGTCGTCAGGCGTTACCACGCAGTGGATGTCGCTGACCGAGATGCTGCGCGGCACCGACGCCTGGACACCGTTCGTCGCGCCGAACGCCACCGCGGGCGCATCGCTGGTGACCGGATCGGTGGCCGTGCTCGCGACGACACTGGTGGCGGCCGCTGGACTGGCGGGATTGGCGATGCGCTCGATGCCTGCCCGCGGGCGACTCGTCACCATCCTGCTGATCGGGGTCGCGCTGCTGGCCGCGGGCTACTCGGGCGGTCTGGGTTCACCTGTCGCGCACCAGGTGCAGCAGTTCCTCGACGCGGCGGGCACACCGCTGCGCAATCTGCACAAGCTCGAACCCCTGCTGCGCCTGCCGCTGGCCCTCGGGTTGGCGCACCTACTCGGCCGCATCCCGATGCCCGGCAGCGCGCCGCGTCCGGAATGGACGACGGCGCTGGCGCACCCCGAACGGGACAAGCGCGTCGCGGTGGGCCTGGTCGTGTTGGTCGCGATCACCGCGGCCACCTCCCTGGCGTGGACCGGACGCCTCACCCCGCCGGGCGCGTTCGACGCCATCCCGCAGTACTGGCACGAGACCGCCGACTGGCTCGACGAGCACAACACCGCGGACGCGAGGAGCAATCAGGATTCCGAGGGCGGCCGCGTGCTCGTGGCCCCGGGCGCCCCGTTCGCCACCCAGGTGTGGGGTAACAGCCGCGACGAGCCGCTGCAGGTCCTCGGTCAGAGCCCGTGGGGAGTGCGCGACTCGATTCCGCTGACCCCACCGCAGACCATTCGCGCGCTGGACTCCGTTCAGCGGCTCTTCGCCGCAGGCAGACCATCCGCTGGGCTCGCTGATACGCTTGCCCGCCAAGGTATCTCGTATGTGGTACTGCGCAACGACCTCGACCCGGAGACGTCGCGATCGGCCCGGCCGGTACTGGTGCATCGCGCCATCGACGGCTCGCCGGGGTTGGCGAAGGTGGCCGAGTTCGGCGAACCGGTCGGCCCCGGCACGCTGGCCGGCTTCATCACAGACAGCGAACTTCGGCCGCGTTATCCGGCCGTGGAGATCTACCGCGTCGACGCAACCGAAGCTTCCCTGCCGGTGACGCCCTACCTGGTCGACACCGACAGCATGGCCCGCGTCGACGGCGCCCCCGAAGCTCTGCTGCGTCTCGACGAACGGCGGCGCCTGCTCGGCCGGCCCGCATTTGGACCCATGCTGCTCACCCAGGACGCCCGCACGGCCGGTCTGCCCACCCCGGTCGTCACCGTCACCGACACCCCGCTGGCGCGCGAAACCGACTACGGCCGGGTCGACGACCATTCCTCGTCGATCCGCACCCCCGGCGATCCGCGACATACCCAAAACCGGGTCATCGACTACCCCTCCCCCGGCGCGGAACCCGTCCACGGCAAGTGGACGGGCGGACGGGTCTCGGTGTCGAGTTCGGCCGCCGACTCGACCGCGCTACCGCACGTCGCGCCGGCCACCGGCCCGGCCGCCGCCATCGACGCCGACCCGTCGACGAGTTGGGTGTCCAACGCGCTGGAGTCGGCGATCGGTCAGTGGCTTCAAGTCGACTTCGACCGCCCGGTCACCAACGCCACCATCACCGTGACACCCGGCGCAACCGCGGTCGGCGCGCAGATCCGCCGCATCGAGGTGGCCACCGTCAACGGCACCAGCACATTGCGATTCGACGAGCCGGGCAAGCCGCTGACCGCCGCATTGCCGTTCGGAGAGTCGCCGTGGGTACGGATCACGGCGGTCGCCACCGAGGACGGGTCGGCCGGTGTGCAGTTCGGCCTCACCGACATCGCCGTCACCCAGTACGACGCCAACGGCTTCGCCACACCGATCACCCTGCGCCGCACCGTAGCGGTTCCGGGCCCACCGACGGGTTCGGCTGTGGCGCAATGGGACTTGGGTTCCGAGCTGCTCGGCCGGTCCGGCTGCGCCCCCAGCCCGACCGGCGTCAGGTGCGCCGCGACGATGGCGCTGTCACCCGAGGAGCCCGTCAACCTCAGCCGTACGCTGACCGTGCCCGAGCAGCTCGCGGTGACTCCGGCGGTGTGGGTGCGGGCCAGGCAGGGGCCGAATCTGGCCGACCTGATCGCCGCCCCCGAGGCGACGCGCGCGGTCGGTGAC from Mycobacterium sp. IDR2000157661 harbors:
- a CDS encoding TIGR03564 family F420-dependent LLM class oxidoreductase → MQISLSIVGLNAGDPSPVDALVGTLATLRDEGFRRIWMAQLPYDADLPIALGIALRDVDGIDVGSGVIPIQVQHPMQLAQRALTLSLIGGGRFTLGIGMSHRMVVEGVWGVSWDKPVRQMREYLDGLQPLLAGQPADASGEFWTTRGALQIAGAPEPEVYLAALGPQMLRLAGRRTRGTLTWMTGPKTLAEHVVPTLRGAAAEAGRAEGDVRVAASLPVAVTDDVDAARKRAAEQFAIYGTLPSYRAMLDREGYAGPEDAAIIGDEQAVSERLDELSAAGVDEFTASVFDASSEGRARTRALLLTKQS
- a CDS encoding TetR/AcrR family transcriptional regulator encodes the protein MAGGTKRLPRAVREQQMLDAAVQIFSVNGYYETSMDAIAAQAQISKPMLYLYYGSKEELFAACLDRELARFIDEVRSQIDFRASPKDLLRTAVLAFLNYIDANRASWMVLYNQATHSQAFAHTVREGRERIIDLVGRLLTVGTRKPEPDTDFDMMAVALVGAGEAVAARVSTGDADVDEAAELMINLFWRGLKGAPSETSSTASSDHPVETAGRSQN
- a CDS encoding DUF2613 domain-containing protein encodes the protein MDRFLVPAAASIVVGLLLGAAAVFGVTLMVQQDNRPPLQAGDPASSVLNRVEYGDRT
- a CDS encoding TDT family transporter; this encodes MTTELARLQHFGPNWFASVMGTGIVATAGATLPVQVPGLHVFSRVVWTLAAVLLVVLGVAVTAQRIRHPVVARGHVRNPQMTHFYGAAPMALLTVGSGALLVGRDLIGERTAVDLAWVLWTAGTVGGLFTAATIPFLMFTQLNVEPDAAFGGWLMPVVPPMVSAASGALLIPHMAPGTGRATMLYGCYAMFGLSLIAALIIITMIWSRLVLYGTSGTARVPTLWIVLGPLGQGITAAGLLGAHAAGAVQPELASAMSLFAVLFGVPVWGFAVLWIVLATELTVRTMRRGMPFALTWWSLTFPVGTFVTGTTQLANHTDLPAFRVAAAIAYVGLLGTWTLVAVRTARGSVGGSLFTPAPAGPVKAKKDPPPGG
- a CDS encoding glycoside hydrolase family 3 N-terminal domain-containing protein, which produces MAATLFRTRALCALAAVSGLLLACTPPESAAPATMSSAPITKAATAVPQAPAPAAPVAPACGDPQAMLSAMSTRDKLAQMLMVGVTGAADARAVVDTHHVGGIMIGSWTDLSMMGDQLRDIAGAANPLPLAVSVDEEGGRVSRLASIIGSQPSPRALAQSSTPEQVYDIAFRRGQAMRGLGITIDFAPVVDVTDGANVDGVIGDRSFGSDPTTVTDYAGAYARGLRDAGVLPVLKHFPGHGAGSGDSHTGSVSTPPLAQLQDTDLVPYRTLTTQQPVGVMVGHMQVPGLTGSDPASLSPAAYALLRSGNYGGPPFNGPIFTDDLSSMQAISDRFGVAEAVLRSLQAGADTALWVTTGEVPAVLDRLEQAVAAGELAMSGVDNSVLRLAAMKGPNPRC
- a CDS encoding acetyl-CoA C-acetyltransferase translates to MANTSNRRVAILGGNRIPFARSDGAYAHASNQDMFTEALGGLVERFNLAGETLGAVIGGAVLKHSRDFNLMRECVLGSALSSYTPAFDIQQACGTGLQATISAADGIAAGRYEVAAAGGVDTASDAPIALGDNLRRTLLGLRRSKSNVDRLKLVGRLPASVGIQIPVNSEPRTGLSMGEHAAITAKEMGIKRTDQDELAAASHRNMSAAYDRGFFDDLVTPFLGVYRDNNLRADSSAEKLAKLKPVFGVRNGDATMTAGNSTPLTDGASVSLLATDEWAAAHGIEPLAYWVDGETAAVDYVNGKDGLLMAPTYAVPRLLARNGLALQDFDFYEIHEAFASVVLAHLQAWESEEYCKERLGLDSALGSIDRSKLNVNGSSLAAGHPFAATGGRIVAQMAKQLAEKNKETGQPVRGLISICAAGGQGVAAILEA
- a CDS encoding 3-oxoacyl-ACP reductase — protein: MASDLYSQIVHSTPGSFLAKQLGIPQPETLRRHKPGERPLAGTLLIGGEGRVVEPLRSALAEDYEVVSNNLGGRWADSFGGLVYDATGITEPAGLKGLYEFFTPLLRNLGSSGRVVVIGTTPEEAGSEHERIAQRALEGFTRSLGKEMRRGATVNLVYLSADAKPAATGLESTMRFLLSGRSAYVDGQVFHVGAADSAPPADWDRPLEGKVAIVTGAARGIGATIAEVFARDGAKVVCVDVEGSQEALGITATKVGGTALALDVTAPDAVDRITEHLRQHYDGHADILVNNAGITRDKLLANMDEARWDSVVAVNLVAPLALAEGLVGNGSIGEGGRIVGLSSMAGIAGNRGQTNYAATKAGMIGLTDSLSAGYADKGITVNAVAPGFIETKMTEAIPVATREVGRRLNSLYQGGQPVDVAETIAYFASPASNAVTGNTVRVCGQAWLGA
- a CDS encoding MaoC/PaaZ C-terminal domain-containing protein, which produces MTQPSGLMNLVRAAAGALPFVPRGDSLPDRTLTVEDLTIDPENVAAYAAVTGLRFGDTVPLTYPFALTFPTLMSLVTGFDFPFAAMGSVHIENHITQYRPIAVTDTLSVRVHAENLREHRKGLLVDIVTDVNVGNDQAWHQVTTFLHQQRTSLSDEPKPPPQKPPKLGPPDAVLRITAGQIRKYASVGGDHNPIHTNPIAAKLFGFPTVIAHGMFSAAAVLANVEGQLPEAVKYSVKFAKPVVLPASAGLYVDRGSDGGWELTLRDLKKGEPHLMGTVNPL